The Primulina huaijiensis isolate GDHJ02 chromosome 18, ASM1229523v2, whole genome shotgun sequence DNA window CCATCGCTACTCCAGGATAGGCTAATAGCACGTGTGATCAACAACTTCCAATATTTGTATAGAAAAATGATCTGGTCAGGTCGTGGGCCGACATCTTTCCTCCCTCTACACGACACGTCGACACCTAGAGGCTCCAACACCGCCACAATTGGGGTCTCGTTTGATTTTCGGGTTTCCCAGCTAACGAAGCAAACATAAATTTTACCTAAattgattgatttatttaaataatctggattgtatatttttaatccaaaacacttttttGAAATTCTCTCTGAAGTATCTGAAGTAGGATAAAAGAGATACCTAATTTTTTTCTCCGACAGTTTTTTGGGAGAATCCACCAGAATACAGGTTCAATTTTACCCTAATTACTCAATATATTGGCTTAAGGTTTTGTAGTTATGAGGTTCGATCGTTTGTGTTAGGATTTTGTTTTGCTTACCGTcggagttttaatatttttttcaatttgttgTTGGATGATTTCTAGGGTTTTTTTTTGGTGAAATCTAATATCGTTTGATTTTATCATGAACTATGATCTGTATTCAGTGTGGCATATTGCACTAAACATATTGACGATTCAATCTTTTTTCTTTCTCTTTGGGTATCTAGGAAAAATCAGCTATCCCTGGTAATTATCGGGCATAATTGGTCAAGTGAGCCGGGTTTTGTTGATGCACGTATTTTTACTGTATATGAAATCTTGCTAGTTTATCTGGTGGTGTGAGGTTGGTTTGCTAAAGTTATTGTGCTCTGTGGATAAAAAAATTGCCTTTGTTGATGTGTTGGGAAACTTGTGCGAGCTACTGTAATGGGATGGAATGGGGTTTTTCTGTCATTGTTGTATCTTGCCACTTTAGTTGAATCAACTGGCAGAGCAGGAAGATTGTTTTTCGAAGGTTCGAATGCTGCAACTTCTTCTCTCTATAGCTGGGCAGTTACCAGTGCTGCGATATTTGTTGTGGTGGCTCTTATTCTTTCCATGTTTCTCATCTTTGAGCATTTAGCTGCATACAACCAGCCGGAGGTTCATCTGTTACTATGTTTCTATTTCCTGGATTTTATAATAACTTGGTAATAAAGTGGAGGACCTAAAACTTATCATCTTTTGTTCCATTCCAGGAGCAGAAGTTCTTGATTGGACTCATTCTGATGGTTCCAGTTTATGCAGTGGAATCGGTAATTATAGCTTTTCCTTCAAGCTTTAAAGCATCATAAATTGTTTTTTGTGTGGTTAGAAAgtttttaggatttatttattttcttggcTCTGATGTCAAGGATTTCATAAAACTTATTGATTTGCTATTATGTTGTGAACAGTTTCTATCACTACTAAATTCTGATGCTGCTTTCAACTGTGAGATCATACGTGATTGCTATGAAGCTTTTGCTTTGTATTGCTTCGAGAGATATCTCATAGCCTGCTTAGGTATGTATTCTCCTTAAACCTGTTGGATTTAAAACCTGGCCTGGAACACATTTTAGGCATCTTATTTATGATGGTTGCTGGTTCTGGCAACTCATCCTCGTGCTTAAGGATGGTGTTTTGACTTGGATCTTGTTCTATTAAGGgttcttttgatatttttaacatatgaagTAGGCTGCTAAATTATGATAGATTATAGATAAATTATATGATAATGCTGAAGTAGATGCTTCCCATTGTACAGGGATCTGTCAAATGTCAGAAAATCTTTTACACGCAAGCATTTTGGTTTCTAGAAGTGAGTATCATGTCTGACAAGCATATCATGCCTTGCAGGTGGAGAAGAAAGCACCATTGAATTTATGGAAAGTCAAAGCGTGATCACTTCTTGTGTACCCCTCCTAGATGAAGCTTATGCTTATGGTGTTGTCGAACATCCTTTTCCATTGAATTTTTTCTTGAGTGAATGGCAGCTTGGCCCTGACTTCTATCAGGCTGTAAAAATTGGCATTGTTCAATATGTATGTTCTTTGTTTTCGGAATTTTTCCCATGTTTCATTGTTTCTTTTTGTCATTAGCTACAGTATCTGTTTCACAGATGATATTGAAGATGATATGTGCATTACTGGCAATGATTTGTGAAGCTTTTGGGGTTTACGGGGAAGGGAAGTTCGAGTGGACATTTGCGTAAGTTATCCTTCTTTTCGGCACACTCAACCTGAAAATTTACTCTAGTCATTTGTTATTTCTGGTTATCTAAGCATACTGGAGTGATATTCTAGTCATTTGCTATTTCTGGCTATCTGAGCAACTGATCACTCCAGCATgacttttaataaaaaaaatcctacTTTGTTATTATCACACAGATATTTGATTTAAAACATTCTATTTTACTTTcggataaaattaaatattacttgcTTGTAATTGCAAATTCTGTGATCGACTTGCAGCTATCCTTATCTGGCAGTTGTTCTGAATTTCAGCCAGACTTGGGCCCTTTACTGCCTTGTGCAATTCTATACTGTGACAAAGAATAAGTTGGCACCAATCAAACCTTTGGCCAAGTTTTTGACATTCAAGTCAATTGTTTTCCTTACATGGTGGCAAGGCATTGCTGTTGCCTTTCTTTTATCATTTGGAGCCTTCAAGGGGTCATTGGCACAGGTTTTAAAAACACGCATACAAGACTACATAATATGTATTGAGGTGTGTGTTAAAGTATTGAATTGGTTTggattttctctcttgtttctgTTGTGTGAGTAATGCATCTGGTTGTTGTATTGTGTGTTAACTGGtagttttttcggttttattcTTCGGGATGTAATGGAGTTTAAATGGTTTTATCATCATGAAATTCATGACATCAAATTGCCGCTATATATGATGTCTAGGTGGTGAAGTTACTATGTTGTACTGGGGACCATGTGTGATAAATTGTTTCTAGACCAAGACCAAGATGCTAGTTTTGAAGCTAACTTGCCATTCGAATTTTGAGTTTTCCACTATCTATACTAGTgtagaaatgtttttttttcctgttaTAACTCTTTTAAcatttttgtttattattgttatcggtGATTATTATGTTAACATATAAGGTATGACTAGGGACACGATTCTCCATTTAGGGCATTACCAGTTTTAACCATGTAGGAACATTGCTGAAGCAGTTGGTTTCCAGATAGTCTCATTTTTAGTCATACTTgtagaatttaaataaaaaaaatgaggttATTAACTCCTCTACTCGATGTTAGAGATAAAGTGTATCGATGGTAGATTTCTAAACCTTAGATCCACTGCTCTGTGTTAACAGAGTGAATTCTGTAGAATTTGCAACTTTTTTTGGTTGTATAGGTGGTTGGTTTTTTCTATTGTTCTTGTTATCTTTAAGACTTTAACAATGTTTACCATCTTGAGATTAACGCTCCATCTGCTGTGAAttttttgttaagaagaaaACCAGCGTTTTGTTGAGAAGAAAACCAGTGTGTAACATTTAATTGACAAGACCTTTCTGTGGAAGTTTTCTCGATTTAAATCTTGTTGTGATTCAGATGGGCGTAGCTGCTGTGGTACATCTTTATGTGTTCCCTGCTGTCCCATACAAGCGAGGAGAAAGATGTGTTAGGAATGTTTCTGTGATGGCGGATTATGCATCTTTAGGAACCCCGCCTGATCCTGAAGAGGTCCAAGACTCCGAAAGATCTACAAGAGTACGCATTTCTCGTtatggagagagagagagagagaagcgTCCGAAACTTCATCAAAGCGTTCGTGATGTGGTATTTGGAAGTGGTGAAATTGTGAGAATAATGTCCCTTCCGTTTTGAAATATTCCTTTCATAGAGTTTTTCTAGGTGCTAATTATTGTTTTGCTACTAAATTTGGTTGTCATATGCTCTTAGATTGTTGATGACATGAAGTACACAGTTTCGCATGTCGTGGAACCGTTCGAAAGAGGAATCGCTAAAATGAATAGAACTTTCCATCAGATATCAGAAAACATGAAACGACACGAGGAACATAAGAAGAAGAATTCAAAAGATGATAGCTGTCTTGTCCCCTTAAACCCATGGACAACGGAGTTCTCCGATGTTCATGATGACCTCATTGAAGGGAGTGTCAGCGATAGCGGTGTATCTAATAGTAAGAGACAGCACTACCAATCTAGAGGTCAATCTTCCCGGTTCAGATACAGATGACATATCTTTGAACCTACTTTCGAAATGAACACAGAAGACATATCCTTCAACTTACTTTTGAAACGAGCGCAAGCTGCCATTTCCAAACTCCTACGTGGACATGTGTATGCTGCCTTTCATTTTTTTCGCTTTTTACTCGCTTACCATTAGATTTTCTTCGAATATCAACCATTCAGAAACTCACTTCAAAGTTTTTAGGAAGATACTAACTATTTAGGAAATCACTGCCGAGATATTTTGATTAGTCTCGAACAGGGTGAACTCGTCGAATGAACTTGATTTCGAAGAGGTTCCTATCTACAGAAGTTCCTAGCTAGATAGATTTTGGCTATGCTGATGTATTACTGATGACTACTGAACCTTTTTTACACAACTCATTAATGCTAATGTTTACATACATGATTATTCTGCATATACAAAAGATTacgaatgttcaatcattttaGCCATTGTTTAGCTATTTCAACTTTTTGTAACTTTTGATATTGGTGAGAAATACGGCGCGTGCTAGAAAGGGCATGGTAAGCCTGCGGCTTTCTGCCTAAAAACAAGGCAACGCCCAATTCATGAACTTGGGAATTTTGGATCGTATCTGCCACCGCTCCAGAACGTGTGAGGCGTTGCGATGTACTCCGCCTGCCATGTTGTTTACATGCACCGTATTTCTACCCGACTATCTCCTAATTTTTAATGCTTGGGATAACAAAATCAGTACATAATTTTTAGATGTTATGTTTACCaaaaaataaaaggtaaactGGGTAAATTTGTGTTCCATAATGCCTGTTATTGAGCGTAAACAAATAAGACtaccaatttttttattttttttttattttttatgtttcacgaataatctatttattttatcctattttatttattcacattcattcttgtttgcattattatttataaattataattataatacttgATATTCTCTTAATTAATAATCTATGTAATCATATTTCATGTTATAACTGGACCAGATTGGTATAAACTGATCACTTATAAACTGGTCACTTGTTCGGTTTGAACCAtacttaaaaatcatttaacgGTCAAATGGTCGAGAATTGGTTGAGccgttcaatattttttttttaattttttagaattatttttagaataattttattttagaattttattatttcttatattaaaaaccttaaattatgcatatatatatgtgtctatttatattttaaactttgttaaaaatattattttattagtagttagcttattttatttgtaattttttgtttaaaatatatatataatcacatttgaaattttgattataCATATGTtgtttagattttaaatttcgataaatatatttaattttatacaaatttatgatttttagaatttaaaatatattattttactatattatattattattttatataatatcacAATGTTTCGATCCGACCTTCCAATTGAACCATCGTTATTTTAAGGTAGAATTGTTCAATCACCGGTGCGATTATGAAAAAATcgatcatattattattattattattattattattataaaaatagttAATATGATTTCATAACCACAATGTACTATTATCAAAAGATGAGGCACAGTAATATGtctaagatttaaaattttcaagtaattattatttatttagttatgtatagtttggtacactggataagagagagattgataaataatcctcatTTATCTCATGTTTGGTACCTTTTTAGAAAGTCCATGATATCATGAGcatgtgataaataattttatacaaggataaaatatccCTTTTAggagatgtgataattttaatttaatgataaaaaaacaccacaaatgacttaattgctctcaatatataaaaatcctaaaTCCTATCGTTTGATATGGAAACCCGGTTTGGAACACGTtagatttttaatttgttaattgtagtaattttggtttttttagaaaataaccaatattagtttattgtttttcaaattttttgagtaCTTGGTTTCTTTTATAAGTGTAACATGTAGttctaaatttaataaattacataattattttttttacttttctttattttttgccataaatttataaaaataaaatgatatttaaattgtcaaataaattttttaaaattatatttaaattgtaacatcgattttgaaattataaaatttatttatgataaggttaattttgtcattacaatctaatatataaatttaatcattcttattaaaatcataacaaacattaaatataatatcctacatcttattAATCCTTAACTTNCTGACAATTaaaatagtgcagtttaaaTTAACGAAATTCGCCCAAAATCAAACGTAAACAGAAAcgagtaaaaatcgtaaaattatcaatgtataaaaatgtttatctccactcaaatctcataaatcataatgcggaaaacatgcggtcctcgggtcatgtcaccgcaccagagctgcctactcagagttcaaCACCTTTAGTCTCCTCAATATCAAGCTCACATGCATCACAcatgcctagtgagtctaaagactcaacacatctgtaccagtaataacaagtaaatacacgtagcacacaacagtgaaaaaatagcataatcaacatacatttcgtGTATGCAGTAAAGATCGTATAAGTAAACGTGTCCtttcaaaacatggtaataatcatagcatgtatcatcgtatcagcatatacgtgttaaatcatgtcatctcatgTCATCTTAAACGtatacatttttcttttaattgaattcagttcattagttgtgactttcgtatcaactctattcgatagatccatctataaaaccgtggtacccggcggtAGGGACAttagcgacagcattacccgtccattgagccttggcctcagctcatcatatctcatgtcatcgtatacatatacatcgtcagtcacaaccaactcccatccttcaaaaatataattatattcaccacttaataaaaacatgcatatatgtaatttttcctttaaaccaagcatgcaacgtatttatcgtaattacataaaaatcatgaacgtgatgcataaaaatttaaatcatgataaaatttgattagggcgctgccagggccaaaatctcaccccgtgtgcaaaatgatcattttgcccctggaaaccaaAAAATTACCTTTTTgcctctagacgtaaaatttcacatttttgacattttcttaattccattgactctaacatgtcccaaataattatttatgccaacatgaattttctcatatttttatttggcttaaaaatttgacttttaaattaatctttaaatataacatattaatgcgttttaattcagaattaaaccaaaccttatcataaaattcccaaataaaaacttagacttataataactatttgagcttaaatataattttccataattttattaagcttaaatctaggcgtttcaattaattctttcattaacgttccgtgcggcgattaaaataaatccaaaactcattattttgatccgaaacttaccaaactcttaaaaacatcccaaaacatatttataataattcttagacgtaaacttgagcacatttcataacttaaccaaattgttttaaaacttggaccgttGTCCCAGTTTTAACACGAACCGTCTCGAAACTTAACAGaattttaccaaacttaaaacGTGACTTAACAACACCATACCAGACCTGAATCCACCCAATTCGAACCCCTTAGAACCTTAAAAACCCTGCTGATATGCTGCTGGAAATTACAGCACAAGCGCGCCTCATCCCTAGTGAGCTAACCCCCCATTATTTCGTTCCTAGCCTAGACCCGATAAGCCAGCCATGGCTCGACCTCCCCTAGACCAACTTAGGACTACTCTGGACCCCAAGAACCCACGCCAATCACCTCATGCAAGCCGCAGCTCCCTACAATTCGTTATTCTCCCCAAATGACTAAACCGAAGCCAAGCTTCTACCCTCTGCAAGAAATATGACACATGTTAAAAGAAGTATCGTGTAGGAATTGGTGACGGTCATTGGCTACATATTTTGACGAAACTTGTGTACGtaacctcaactttagaaaattgagatgcgtacaCGTTTCTTTTTTTGATATTCAGATTCCcgatttttcttgttgatggtatgagatgcttataaatagagacgattgaggtccctaagcacacacacttcataagaaatatacaccatctatcgagagggtggagtgcttagaaggcttcaaccgaGAGGAAAAgcagagaaatcaaaattttNNNNNNNNNNNNNNNNNNNNNNNNNNNNNNNNNNNNNNNNNNNNNNNNNNNNNNNNNNNNNNNNNNNNNNNNNNNNNNNNNNNNNNNNNNNNNNNNNNNNNNNNNNNNNNNNaaaaaaattaattaatgaatgtGGGACCAATAATTAATGTTGCGGGACCCACAACTTTTGACAATTGAAAAATTGTCAATTTTCggtaaagttttttttaattattattattattattttaataataatgaataaataatgattaatgtgttattaagttatatgtataattcggtatacatataacatttggttaaataatttgtgcacattaaaataattccaaGTTCGACGTAATTTTgaatacatgtttagaaattatttttgcatgttagatataatgtcaaatattatgtaTAAGTGTTTGATAtgtacatgcaaatttaatattatgtttgcatttatttttgaaatttaaaatacaaataatattgaaaaataattggtacatcaatattcacattatgttcatattaaattatattaagttttatttttataatttgaaatgaacatatcaagtaagatgtgaatataataaaatatttcagatattcacaaatgaacaaataatcctcactttatcactactctgataaaagagaaaaactgatgaagagccaaCATTTTTACGTAAATGTGATCATCaatttatcactactctgattgaagagaaaaactgatggggaacatatttgttcatattaagtaaaaatgtgaatataaagttatttaatgaaaaattttggcttataaagattcacataaatgtggataattaagttgaataataattataaggtgacgtAAGAAAACGTGATCTGAGGGAGTTCTTAatagatcggtttaaactgTCTTGACTAGCCACTGGTCTCCGTGAAGAAAGTTGCTCtgactaggagttaggtatttaaagggccttagcACTACCTATCTTTCTTGGGAGCACTCTTGaaaaatgttgattatgttactaaataattattatataaagtattaaagtaaagccaaaattttgtccggtgaaccgtataattttaaataattgaggaatagccacagcatccttaattatggaaaattatgcattaagtggatttggttcacataatggacatcaattgtaattaattatataaacataataactTTTAACCCCACagagatttttattatatttatataactaattaggttaaaatataaaattatatttttcttaatttacccacaggagttaaggaaaatacattttgatagttttatcataaagttacagaaaaatcttattgaattaaaattttagcccacaggaaaattttatgtcactagatttttaaaacatgaattacattggtaaaacatgatattgtctcaaaattttaagcatatgatattttgtgcagttatgcaacctgcgagtttttctgatatgaaatgtgacattcctGAATTAAAAGAtgataactataaaatatagaaaaaaagaattcttcttcaattagggtggatggatattaattatgctatacggaaagacgaaccatctgctattactgaaaacagcattccggatgatgttgatctttatgaaaaatgggagcgatctaatcgactctgcgtaatgttcataaagacaAAAATCTCTGCTTGTATGTGTGGTTCTGTCGatcagcataataatgtcagagaattactgaaggctattgatgaacaatttcaatcttcagataaggcacttgcTAGCACCCTAATTAtaaattctcttcattaaggctcactagtgtgagaggtgtgcgagatCACATCATGAAGATGCGGGACATAGCGGCTCGGCTCAAgacacttgaagtggaaatgtctgagACTTTTTTGTACACTACATTctatgcactcttccacagcaatatggacccttcaagatttcctacaacacacataaggataaatggtcaattaatgaattaataaccatgtgtgttcaagaagAAGGAAGGTTGTTGATGGAAACAAGTGATAATGTCTTTGTGACTACACAAGAAAAGTATAAGAAacaagccaaagtcaagggaaaaagaaaaggaataaTTTCACCCCAACCTGATATTAAGAAAGAATCtaagtgtttcttctgtaaaaagacgggaaacatgaagaaggattgcaataaatttaaggactgacttgaaaagaaaggtattcctacttcatttatctgttatgaatctaatatggttaatatgatttataacacatggtggattgattctggttctacaatccttgttacaaataccttgcaggatatgcaaaacctaaggaagccaatagaaattgagcggagcatctattcaggaaacaagatgtcttcgcatgtggaggctattgggacttgctgcctAGTGTTGAATagtggttatattttaaaattgaaaaatacattttatgttcctagtttttctaggaatttaatttcagtttcagAACTTGTACCACTTGGttattcatttcattttttggataaatcaataaatttgttttataaatcaaatcttattggaaatggtacaatgattgatggtcttttctctatttctttacaaaataataacaccactatgcatgttcaaggaggtattaaaagatgtgttataaatgaagattcatctatattatggcatcggagattgggacacatctccatagagagaattaaaagattagtaaatgatggagtacttagtactttagattttactgattttgagacttgtgtaGACTTCATAAAGGGAAAGCagaccaataagtctaaaaaaggtgtcaagaggagtacagaaatattagaaatcatacattcagatatttgttgtccagatatggacatgcaaagttcgaaatacttcatctctttcattgatgattactcaagatacatgtatatctatatgcttcataataaaaacgaagcacttgaagcctttaaggtttttgaggctgaagtggagaagcaatgtggaaaacatattaagatcgtgagaactgatagaggtggagaatattacggtagatacactgagaatggacaggCACCTGGTCCGTTTGTGAAGTTTCTCCAAGgacatgggattgttgcccaatatactatgcctggttctccggacaaaaatggcgtagctgagaggagaaaccgaacattattggacatggtgaggagcatgtttagtagctctaaacttcctaaatccttgtggactgaagctcttaagacagctgtgtatatattaaaccgagttccaactaaggctgtcccaaagacgccatttgagttatttaaaggtttggaaccgagtttgcaacatatacgcatttggggttgtccttctgatataagagtttacaacccacatgaaaagaaactggatgcaagaactataagtggatatttcattgggtatgccgaaaaatccaaggggtacagattctattgtccatctcacaacactagaattgtggaatcaagaaatgcaaaatttcttgaaaatgacttgattagtgggagtgatcatgacatagtttttgagaatgatcacattaatgcacaaccctcttattcaaatgatagattggttgttattcacacccctcaaAACCAAATGAGTGTTAGGCAACCGATtactgaagttccacaaatcACTGATGAAAATCCtgtagatcaagttgttaatgaagaacaacaagaaattgttgatcaaccaaacaaccttaggagatctactagaataagaaaatcaacaatatctagtgattatgttgtgtatttacaagaatcggactttaacatcggagccgaaaatgatcctgaaacgttttcacaagccatgagttgtaatgagtcaaaactatggtttaatgctatgaaagaagagatgaattctatggcagttaatggagtctgggatcttgttcagttgcctgatggtgtaaaagctattggatgtaaatgggtcttcaaaacaaagaaagactcattaggcaacattgaaaggtataaagcaagactcgttgctaaaggattcagtcagcaggaaggaatcgattataaggagactttttctcctgtatctaagaaagattctcttcgtatcattctagcattggttgcacattttgacttagatttgcaacaaatagatgtgaaaacagcttttctcaatggagaactagatgaagaggtttatatgaaacaacccgaaggattcttctctagtaatggtgagtgattggtttgtaagcttaagaaatctatatatggcTAGCTAATCCCTTGCACTAACTTATCCCAAAAACCGAGCCACTCCATCACACCTTACTCTCGGCCCTCACCCTTTGTCATCACAACTCGACCGATCTTCACACACCAGCAACTAAACCTCACAAACCACGATCTGCACAACCCATTTTCATCCTATTACAGCAGTCCCTTGCACCAAAAATCAGAAAAACGTGAGTGGTGCTCGTGGAGATGCATGAAACAAGGCAAAACCGATAAACCCACATGTGCAGCTGCTGGATCGAGAATTTCATGAACAAACAAGCATATAACAGCATATATATATCGTGTATGATTCATAAAGGATGATACAATGCGTGCTTTGGTGCTTTGAAGTGCAAGAACGAGACAAGGGAACCCGAATGAATTTCCCTTTGCAAAACAATTGCCCACCGAAGCTTTCCTCGATGAATATAATGCTCAGAAAGTCGAGAGAATATGCAGCAGGGATGTTGAAAATGGAGAGGATGAAGTGGTTGGAGAGGGTGTCGGTTGGTTTAATATGTAGGGTAGCTTTAGGTTTAGTATAgggtattattaaaataatatttcgtgttggaaagttttagaaaatattagtCAAACTATCAAAAAGTCTcttaatttgataaaatttacgtaccattaaaaattaaaatcctgtaggtaaaatacccaataaatctcaattcta harbors:
- the LOC140964739 gene encoding protein LAZ1 homolog 1, with product MGWNGVFLSLLYLATLVESTGRAGRLFFEGSNAATSSLYSWAVTSAAIFVVVALILSMFLIFEHLAAYNQPEEQKFLIGLILMVPVYAVESFLSLLNSDAAFNCEIIRDCYEAFALYCFERYLIACLGGEESTIEFMESQSVITSCVPLLDEAYAYGVVEHPFPLNFFLSEWQLGPDFYQAVKIGIVQYMILKMICALLAMICEAFGVYGEGKFEWTFAYPYLAVVLNFSQTWALYCLVQFYTVTKNKLAPIKPLAKFLTFKSIVFLTWWQGIAVAFLLSFGAFKGSLAQVLKTRIQDYIICIEMGVAAVVHLYVFPAVPYKRGERCVRNVSVMADYASLGTPPDPEEVQDSERSTRVRISRYGEREREKRPKLHQSVRDVVFGSGEIIVDDMKYTVSHVVEPFERGIAKMNRTFHQISENMKRHEEHKKKNSKDDSCLVPLNPWTTEFSDVHDDLIEGSVSDSGVSNSKRQHYQSRGQSSRFRYR